A window from Enterococcus mediterraneensis encodes these proteins:
- a CDS encoding GNAT family N-acetyltransferase, which yields MIIRDYRVNDETGWVRCRTLAFLQTAYFDNVLNKKERYENPAIELVAELDGQIVGLIDVEYETEERTVCSRGEGLGGMIWHIAVHPDFSRRGIGQQLLYAAETKARRMKLNRFEAWTRDDLWVQNWYEKMNFNIVDSYYHVYFEGNEMNHRIQSNMPNLYLVNAFTHYVGKDIHQFTNNKRIHQCVCFEKSF from the coding sequence GTGATTATTAGAGACTATAGAGTTAATGACGAGACTGGTTGGGTAAGATGCCGAACACTTGCGTTTTTACAGACTGCCTATTTTGATAATGTACTAAATAAGAAAGAACGTTATGAAAATCCAGCAATCGAGCTAGTCGCAGAGTTGGACGGTCAAATTGTTGGGCTTATTGATGTAGAATATGAAACAGAAGAACGAACAGTTTGCTCCAGAGGAGAAGGGTTAGGAGGGATGATTTGGCATATCGCTGTTCATCCGGATTTCTCCCGACGAGGAATAGGACAACAATTACTCTATGCTGCTGAAACTAAAGCAAGAAGAATGAAATTAAATCGATTTGAGGCTTGGACAAGAGATGATTTATGGGTTCAAAACTGGTATGAAAAAATGAATTTTAATATCGTTGATTCTTATTATCACGTTTATTTTGAGGGAAATGAAATGAATCATCGAATTCAAAGTAACATGCCCAATTTATACTTAGTTAACGCTTTTACTCATTACGTTGGGAAAGATATTCACCAATTTACAAATAATAAACGTATTCACCAATGTGTTTGTTTTGAAAAATCATTTTAA
- a CDS encoding group-specific protein, translating to MDCLWNDVIFLLPLHPYYVYEALHSLGVSIKKDLMFYEIPTERLIDNQNAVYFYNKKNYKGPAADIPDEEIQIIDITTYRECVALPSETLAYFTDEHKKGVNFGMFAHIPHILSLGNINIKDVNKINWSVAPVKP from the coding sequence TTGGATTGTTTATGGAATGATGTAATTTTTTTATTACCTCTGCATCCTTACTATGTCTATGAAGCTTTACATTCTCTTGGAGTAAGCATTAAAAAAGATTTGATGTTCTATGAAATCCCAACGGAAAGATTAATCGATAATCAAAATGCTGTATATTTTTATAATAAGAAAAATTATAAAGGTCCAGCTGCGGATATACCTGATGAGGAAATTCAAATTATTGATATCACTACGTATCGAGAATGTGTAGCTTTGCCATCAGAGACATTAGCATACTTCACAGATGAACACAAAAAGGGAGTTAACTTTGGGATGTTCGCACATATTCCCCATATTTTGAGTTTAGGAAATATTAATATTAAAGATGTAAATAAAATTAATTGGAGTGTTGCTCCAGTTAAACCATAA